Proteins from a single region of Gemmatirosa kalamazoonensis:
- a CDS encoding (2Fe-2S)-binding protein, which yields MAHPKHHDPTTIALTLDGETLLVREGVSLAAALLDAGVRSFRRSVSSESRAPLCGMGICHECRVTIDGVPHRRACLVPVAAGMDVRTGGAA from the coding sequence ATGGCGCACCCGAAGCACCACGATCCGACGACGATCGCTCTCACGCTCGACGGCGAGACGCTGCTCGTGCGCGAGGGCGTCTCGCTCGCCGCGGCGCTGCTCGACGCGGGCGTGCGATCCTTCCGCCGATCGGTGTCGAGCGAGTCGCGCGCGCCGCTGTGCGGCATGGGCATCTGCCACGAGTGCCGCGTTACGATCGACGGCGTGCCGCACCGGCGCGCGTGCCTCGTGCCCGTCGCGGCGGGAATGGACGTGCGCACGGGAGGCGCCGCGTGA